One Micromonospora craniellae genomic region harbors:
- a CDS encoding CDP-alcohol phosphatidyltransferase family protein, with product MRRSGSLARQVLLVRVGRRGVEVGGTADVLPEPRYQDRPRRRYGLQRFHRTRIETIAPVSPTVVPAPMVDEPAATPIPLLPGEQTMGRRVKFALVNACTLASLLLGITAIFVAMRGDVQLAALLLIACVAFDGLDGALARKLGVSSHFGAQMDSLADMCSFGLAAPVVVYASLAGEVPTAAAGVAAALVAACAAIRLARFNVSPKDGRFFCGVPTTMAAAVLALMVVIGLPVPGVVQVAGVALLAFTMVSSFPYAKLARLVKLPPWVWVAPVLGALIDIRVTFGLIVVGYLVSGPVLWLRQRRTI from the coding sequence CTGCGCCGCAGCGGCAGTCTCGCCCGCCAGGTCCTGTTGGTCCGCGTCGGTCGTCGAGGTGTGGAGGTGGGCGGCACGGCGGACGTGCTGCCCGAGCCGAGGTACCAGGACCGCCCGCGTCGCCGGTACGGCCTGCAGCGGTTTCACCGCACACGGATCGAGACGATCGCCCCGGTCAGCCCCACCGTCGTGCCGGCTCCGATGGTGGACGAGCCCGCGGCGACACCGATCCCGCTGCTCCCCGGCGAGCAGACGATGGGCCGGCGGGTGAAGTTCGCCCTGGTCAACGCCTGCACCCTGGCCAGCCTGCTGCTGGGTATCACCGCGATCTTCGTCGCCATGCGTGGCGACGTACAACTGGCCGCCCTGCTCCTCATCGCGTGCGTCGCCTTCGACGGCCTCGACGGCGCGCTGGCCCGCAAGCTCGGGGTCTCCAGCCACTTCGGCGCGCAGATGGACTCGCTGGCCGACATGTGCTCGTTCGGTCTCGCCGCGCCGGTGGTGGTCTACGCCTCGCTCGCCGGTGAGGTGCCGACGGCCGCCGCCGGGGTGGCCGCCGCACTGGTGGCCGCCTGCGCCGCGATCCGGCTGGCCCGGTTCAACGTCTCGCCCAAGGACGGCCGGTTCTTCTGCGGCGTGCCGACCACCATGGCGGCGGCCGTGCTCGCCCTGATGGTCGTGATCGGCCTGCCGGTGCCCGGTGTGGTGCAGGTCGCCGGAGTCGCGCTGCTCGCCTTCACCATGGTCAGCAGCTTCCCGTACGCGAAGCTCGCGCGGCTGGTCAAGCTGCCGCCGTGGGTCTGGGTCGCCCCGGTGCTCGGCGCGTTGATCGACATCCGGGTCACCTTCGGTCTGATCGTGGTGGGCTACCTGGTCAGTGGGCCGGTGCTCTGGCTTCGGCAGCGCCGCACCATCTGA
- a CDS encoding phosphatidylserine decarboxylase translates to MTQSPAVRVPGRSGPVRLGERAARTLVAEFARINDPKAALLVGAAPESAVLAAAIDALLPGDTLTLVPTEQVSATALREHVTAQGCWVADRVRVVDSLTEAEPATVVVAGEPFVGTADETRSAVEELTKYLADGGVLTVATAVGRTAGAAAELERQGALHGVGADLVLRNSPPVRVYRLRFTPADAASAERLAPAYRPSSVPLTRDMHIDSNGVAAAGIALGLAALTRLARPKSKLWLLPALAAAPVAAFFRDPERDVPEDPSAVVAAADGEVLSVQRLHDERFGDGEFLRVAVFLSVLDVHVNRAPVAGKVVDYFVADGGFVNAMKPDAEHNVAAYTVLDTAHGTVVVAQRTGLIARRIVQRAPIGALLARGERFGLIRFGSRTDVYLPAEAAEPLVGPGDKVVGGSSVIARWR, encoded by the coding sequence ATGACCCAGTCCCCCGCCGTGCGTGTTCCCGGCCGGTCCGGTCCGGTCCGCCTCGGCGAGCGTGCCGCCCGTACCCTCGTCGCCGAGTTCGCTCGGATCAACGACCCGAAGGCCGCCCTGCTGGTGGGCGCGGCCCCGGAGTCCGCTGTGCTGGCCGCGGCGATCGACGCGCTGCTGCCCGGCGACACCCTCACCCTGGTGCCCACCGAACAGGTCAGCGCGACGGCGCTGCGGGAACACGTCACCGCCCAGGGATGCTGGGTCGCCGACCGGGTCCGGGTGGTGGACAGCCTCACCGAGGCCGAGCCCGCCACCGTGGTGGTCGCCGGTGAGCCGTTCGTCGGCACCGCGGACGAGACCCGGAGCGCCGTCGAGGAGCTGACCAAGTACCTGGCCGACGGCGGGGTGCTCACCGTGGCCACCGCGGTGGGCCGGACCGCCGGCGCGGCCGCCGAGTTGGAGCGGCAGGGCGCGCTGCACGGCGTCGGTGCCGACCTGGTGCTGCGCAACTCGCCGCCGGTGCGCGTCTACCGGCTCCGCTTCACGCCGGCCGACGCCGCGTCGGCGGAGCGCCTCGCCCCCGCCTACCGCCCGTCGAGCGTGCCGCTGACCCGCGACATGCACATCGACTCCAACGGTGTGGCCGCCGCCGGCATCGCCCTCGGGCTGGCCGCGCTGACCCGGCTGGCCCGGCCGAAGTCGAAGCTCTGGCTGCTGCCCGCGCTGGCCGCCGCACCCGTGGCCGCCTTCTTCCGTGACCCGGAGCGGGACGTGCCGGAGGACCCGTCGGCCGTGGTGGCCGCCGCCGACGGCGAGGTGCTGTCGGTGCAGCGCCTGCACGACGAGCGCTTCGGCGACGGCGAGTTCCTGCGGGTCGCGGTCTTCCTCTCGGTGCTCGACGTGCACGTCAACCGCGCCCCGGTGGCGGGCAAGGTGGTGGACTACTTCGTCGCCGACGGCGGGTTCGTCAACGCGATGAAGCCGGACGCGGAGCACAACGTGGCCGCGTACACGGTGTTGGACACCGCGCACGGCACCGTCGTGGTGGCCCAGCGGACCGGCCTGATCGCGCGACGGATCGTGCAGCGGGCCCCGATCGGCGCGCTGCTGGCCCGGGGCGAGCGGTTCGGCCTGATCCGGTTCGGTTCGCGTACCGACGTCTACCTGCCGGCCGAGGCCGCCGAGCCGCTGGTCGGGCCGGGCGACAAGGTCGTCGGCGGGTCCAGCGTCATCGCCCGCTGGCGCTGA
- a CDS encoding PspC domain-containing protein yields the protein MTDDAAQPHRPGPTEKTPGQGASEAPDAVQDAPGTPPPATGATAWDATAPPVGTPPPAGPGGSGGSAYSGGPSAAPPPGGTGAAPPPPPPDGTWPHFGGAGFTSRYGLVRPRDGRYLAGVCAAVGRATNTDPVLWRVLLAVLGFFGGIGILLYVAAWLIIPGEGDTASPVESMLGRGRSSMSPVTVIVLSILVAISFGFIVTDAFRAVLLGAAILVGGALLLNRHQQRGPQPAGGSAGAPAGPARPPGPVPPVGYPGPAGYPPPSGGFGRTAPAFAAPAAFHAPAPAPWAAPAPAGQTAQPTRHLPPTPPWPSMGAPTSPLVSPTAPPQSPAYRAPFAPHGPYAGQSPVAPPPPMPKPPKKPRERSALGAVTFSLIFVALGVVGVLDLLDVFSVGASAYFAAVLAVIALGLLVGTWFGRARWLIALGLVASAALAVATVAESYDRVRGVDGTVTWAPADHRDLAVRYEQSFADAVLDLRAVDFDQKDTEITVVINFGEATVVLPPNVDVTANAQVTAGDAKVFGQRAGGLDNRLTEIVDLGADGAGGGKLRLNLHVNAGHMEVTR from the coding sequence ATGACCGACGACGCTGCTCAGCCGCACCGGCCCGGGCCCACGGAGAAGACGCCGGGGCAGGGTGCGTCCGAAGCACCGGACGCCGTCCAGGACGCTCCCGGCACACCACCACCAGCGACGGGGGCGACGGCCTGGGACGCGACGGCTCCGCCGGTCGGCACGCCACCACCCGCCGGGCCGGGGGGGTCGGGCGGGTCGGCGTACTCCGGTGGCCCGTCGGCGGCCCCGCCGCCCGGCGGGACCGGTGCCGCACCGCCACCCCCGCCGCCGGACGGCACCTGGCCGCACTTCGGCGGTGCCGGATTCACCTCGCGGTACGGGTTGGTCCGTCCCCGCGACGGCCGCTACCTGGCCGGCGTATGCGCCGCAGTGGGTCGCGCCACCAACACCGACCCCGTGTTGTGGCGGGTGCTGCTCGCGGTGCTCGGCTTCTTCGGCGGCATCGGCATCCTGCTCTACGTCGCCGCCTGGTTGATCATTCCGGGCGAGGGTGACACCGCCTCGCCGGTCGAATCCATGCTGGGTCGGGGCCGGTCCAGTATGTCCCCGGTGACCGTGATCGTGCTCAGCATCCTGGTCGCGATCAGCTTCGGCTTCATCGTCACCGACGCCTTCCGCGCGGTGTTGCTCGGCGCGGCGATCCTGGTCGGCGGGGCGTTGCTGCTCAACCGTCACCAGCAGCGTGGCCCGCAGCCGGCGGGCGGTTCGGCCGGAGCACCGGCGGGGCCTGCCAGACCGCCCGGCCCGGTGCCGCCGGTGGGCTACCCCGGCCCCGCCGGTTATCCGCCGCCGTCCGGCGGATTCGGCCGTACCGCCCCGGCGTTCGCCGCGCCGGCCGCCTTCCACGCGCCCGCCCCGGCCCCTTGGGCGGCACCCGCTCCGGCCGGGCAGACCGCGCAGCCGACCCGGCACCTGCCGCCGACACCGCCGTGGCCGTCCATGGGCGCTCCGACGTCACCTCTGGTTTCGCCGACCGCCCCACCGCAGTCGCCGGCCTACCGTGCCCCGTTCGCCCCGCACGGCCCGTACGCCGGGCAGAGCCCGGTGGCACCGCCGCCACCCATGCCCAAGCCGCCGAAGAAGCCGCGTGAACGTTCCGCTCTCGGTGCGGTGACCTTCTCGTTGATCTTCGTTGCGCTGGGTGTGGTGGGCGTCCTCGACCTGCTCGACGTCTTCAGCGTCGGCGCCTCGGCGTACTTCGCGGCGGTCCTCGCCGTGATCGCCCTCGGCCTGCTCGTGGGCACCTGGTTCGGCCGGGCCCGCTGGCTCATCGCCCTCGGCCTGGTCGCCTCCGCCGCGCTGGCGGTGGCCACGGTCGCCGAGTCGTACGACCGGGTCCGTGGAGTGGACGGCACCGTGACCTGGGCGCCCGCCGACCACCGCGACCTCGCGGTGCGGTACGAGCAGAGCTTCGCCGACGCGGTGCTGGACCTGCGCGCGGTCGACTTCGACCAGAAGGACACCGAGATCACCGTGGTCATCAACTTCGGCGAGGCCACCGTGGTCCTCCCCCCGAACGTGGACGTGACGGCCAACGCTCAGGTCACCGCCGGTGACGCCAAGGTCTTCGGTCAACGTGCCGGCGGTCTGGACAACCGGCTCACGGAGATCGTCGACCTCGGCGCGGACGGTGCCGGTGGCGGGAAGCTCCGCCTCAACCTGCACGTCAATGCCGGACACATGGAGGTGACCCGGTGA
- a CDS encoding ATP-binding protein encodes MTREYVISTVSGPPRLYRAPEHRMAAGVAAGIAEHLGVPVLRVRVAFMVLLGLSGLGLLLYAAFWAVVPVRPGDTAVPPRREFGQLLPFVAIGLCVLLVQMMVFDSVGAAGTAGWLVAIIAVGAGVIWHQSTPERRRQWGESLPVPWLGAVVEESDRRAFVLRFVGGGVLVAVGIIGVAAVYSPAQNLDAVVNGVIFALVGLAGVGVVAAPVLWRTWNQLRSEREGRIREQERAELAAMVHDQVLHTLALIQRNASDVKSVQRLARGQERSLRNWLYKPTASPTERFAAALEQAAAEVEDTFAITVETVVVGDRDTDERVGAIVAAAREALVNAARHAGVQTVSLYAEVEPDQVSVFVRDRGAGFDPDTVEDHRHGVRGSIIGRMKRHGGRAEIRSGPGEGTEVRLILPISRDSATAERDRS; translated from the coding sequence CTGACCAGGGAGTACGTGATCAGCACCGTCAGTGGACCGCCACGCCTCTACCGCGCCCCGGAGCACCGGATGGCCGCCGGGGTGGCCGCCGGAATCGCCGAGCACCTCGGCGTTCCGGTGCTCCGGGTCCGGGTCGCCTTCATGGTGCTGCTCGGGCTGAGCGGGCTCGGCCTGCTGCTCTACGCGGCCTTCTGGGCCGTCGTGCCGGTGCGTCCGGGAGACACCGCCGTACCGCCCCGGCGGGAGTTCGGTCAGTTGCTGCCGTTCGTGGCGATCGGGCTGTGTGTCCTGCTGGTGCAGATGATGGTCTTCGACTCGGTGGGTGCCGCGGGCACCGCCGGCTGGCTGGTCGCGATCATCGCGGTCGGGGCCGGCGTGATCTGGCATCAGTCCACCCCCGAACGGCGACGGCAGTGGGGCGAGTCGCTGCCGGTGCCGTGGCTCGGCGCGGTGGTGGAGGAGAGCGACCGGCGGGCCTTCGTGCTCCGTTTCGTCGGCGGCGGGGTGCTGGTCGCGGTCGGCATCATCGGCGTCGCCGCCGTCTATTCCCCGGCGCAGAACCTCGACGCCGTGGTCAACGGCGTGATCTTCGCGCTGGTCGGCCTGGCCGGTGTCGGGGTGGTGGCGGCGCCGGTGCTCTGGCGGACGTGGAACCAGCTCCGCTCGGAGCGCGAGGGCCGCATCCGGGAACAGGAGCGGGCCGAACTGGCGGCCATGGTGCACGACCAGGTGCTGCACACCCTCGCGCTGATCCAGCGCAACGCCAGTGACGTGAAGTCCGTCCAGCGGCTGGCCCGGGGCCAGGAGCGCTCGCTGCGCAACTGGCTCTACAAGCCCACGGCGTCGCCCACCGAACGGTTCGCCGCCGCCCTGGAGCAGGCCGCGGCCGAGGTCGAGGACACCTTCGCGATCACCGTGGAGACCGTGGTGGTCGGTGACCGGGACACCGACGAACGGGTCGGCGCGATCGTCGCCGCAGCCCGGGAGGCGCTGGTGAACGCCGCCCGGCACGCCGGGGTGCAGACCGTCTCGCTGTACGCCGAGGTCGAACCCGACCAGGTCAGCGTCTTCGTACGGGACCGGGGGGCGGGCTTCGATCCGGATACCGTGGAGGATCACCGGCACGGTGTGCGGGGCTCGATCATCGGGCGGATGAAGCGACACGGCGGCCGGGCGGAGATCCGCTCCGGGCCGGGGGAGGGGACCGAGGTCCGATTGATCCTGCCGATCAGTCGGGACTCGGCCACGGCGGAAAGGGACAGATCATGA
- a CDS encoding response regulator: MTEQSTPPAEPTGAGPERLRVFLVDDHAMFRAGVRAELGAHVEVVGEASTVSEAVSRIAATEPDVVLLDVHMPDGGGRAVLEAMRRSHPQVRFLALSVSDAAEDVIGLIRAGARGYVTKTISPDELAAAIRRVADGDAVFSPRLAGFVLDAFAARPDAPVTDPELDQLTNREREVLRLLARGYAYKEIARELYISIKTVETHVSNVLRKLQMSNRYELSRWAADRRLV; the protein is encoded by the coding sequence ATGACCGAGCAGTCGACGCCACCGGCCGAGCCGACGGGAGCCGGACCCGAGCGGCTGCGCGTGTTCCTGGTCGACGACCACGCCATGTTCCGCGCCGGGGTACGCGCCGAACTGGGTGCGCACGTCGAGGTGGTGGGCGAGGCGAGCACGGTGTCCGAGGCGGTCAGCCGGATCGCGGCCACCGAACCGGACGTGGTGCTGCTCGACGTACACATGCCCGACGGGGGCGGTCGTGCGGTGCTGGAGGCGATGCGGCGCAGCCACCCGCAGGTGCGGTTCCTGGCGCTCAGCGTCTCCGACGCCGCCGAGGACGTGATCGGGCTGATCCGGGCCGGCGCCCGGGGCTACGTCACCAAGACCATCTCGCCGGACGAGCTGGCCGCGGCGATCCGGCGGGTGGCCGACGGCGACGCCGTGTTCAGCCCCCGGCTGGCCGGGTTCGTGCTGGACGCCTTCGCGGCCCGCCCCGACGCCCCGGTCACCGATCCCGAGCTGGACCAGCTCACCAACCGCGAGCGCGAGGTGCTGCGGCTGCTGGCCCGGGGGTACGCGTACAAGGAGATCGCCCGGGAGCTGTACATCTCGATCAAGACGGTCGAGACCCACGTCTCGAACGTGTTGCGCAAGCTCCAGATGTCCAACCGCTACGAGTTGTCCCGCTGGGCGGCGGACCGCCGGTTGGTGTGA
- a CDS encoding peptide ABC transporter substrate-binding protein yields MRGKFLKVAVAATATAMLATACGGGGDDNDDSAGQSGGTLRVYNSEPAFLTPSGGDDEPSLYVIRSLYRGLVKYNAESSAVEMDLAESIESDDQKLWTIKLKSGYTFDNGEPVNADSFIRSWNFAAYSPNGQNNGYFMKRIAGIKDVQSTDPDGDGPQKAPEPAAKELSGLKKVDDTTFTVELEAPFSGFPTTVGYPGFFPMAEACVADILACSEKPIGNGPYKMDGSWQRNVAINLVRSDSWNGEPGKPDRIEYRIFADIDAGYAAFQAGELDVLYTVPPARYKEAKATYGDRMHEQPGDSFTYVGMPVYQDNFKDKRVRQALSLSIDRQSIIDAVFDGRFTPATGFVAPTFEGARNDVCKYCTKDVEKAKQLLAEAGGWPAGEKLILWANAGAGHDQWLQAVGDQIKEALGIDYELRVNLQFAEYLETADQKKFTGGFRLGWGPDYPFMETYLYPLYGTGAGSNNSGYSNPEFDAAMKEGDSADSIQAAIPSYQKAEDFVGEDLPVIPMWFNKVGALYSENVDQFVWNAVSDADYAAISLKQN; encoded by the coding sequence ATGCGCGGGAAATTCCTGAAGGTGGCGGTCGCGGCGACCGCCACCGCCATGTTGGCCACCGCCTGTGGCGGCGGTGGTGACGACAACGACGACTCGGCCGGCCAGTCCGGCGGTACGTTGCGTGTCTACAACTCCGAGCCGGCGTTCCTGACGCCGTCCGGTGGTGACGACGAGCCGTCGCTGTACGTGATCCGTTCGCTCTACCGCGGCCTGGTCAAGTACAACGCCGAGAGCTCGGCGGTCGAGATGGACCTGGCCGAGTCGATCGAGTCGGACGACCAGAAGCTCTGGACGATCAAGCTCAAGAGCGGCTACACCTTTGACAACGGCGAGCCGGTCAACGCCGACTCCTTCATCCGGTCCTGGAACTTCGCGGCCTACAGCCCGAACGGCCAGAACAACGGCTACTTCATGAAGCGGATCGCCGGCATCAAGGACGTCCAGTCCACCGACCCGGACGGCGACGGCCCGCAGAAGGCCCCGGAGCCGGCGGCCAAGGAGCTGTCCGGCCTCAAGAAGGTCGACGACACCACCTTCACCGTCGAGCTGGAGGCCCCGTTCTCCGGCTTCCCGACCACGGTCGGCTACCCGGGCTTCTTCCCGATGGCCGAGGCGTGTGTCGCCGACATCCTGGCGTGCAGCGAGAAGCCGATCGGCAACGGGCCGTACAAGATGGACGGCAGCTGGCAGCGCAACGTCGCGATCAACCTGGTTCGCAGCGACAGCTGGAACGGCGAGCCCGGCAAGCCGGACCGCATCGAGTACCGGATCTTCGCCGACATCGACGCTGGCTACGCCGCCTTCCAGGCCGGTGAGCTGGATGTGCTGTACACCGTGCCGCCGGCCCGGTACAAGGAGGCCAAGGCCACCTACGGTGACCGGATGCACGAGCAGCCGGGTGACAGCTTCACCTACGTCGGTATGCCGGTGTACCAGGACAACTTCAAGGACAAGCGGGTCCGCCAGGCGCTCTCGCTGTCGATCGACCGGCAGTCGATCATCGACGCCGTCTTCGACGGCCGGTTCACCCCGGCCACCGGCTTCGTCGCCCCGACCTTCGAGGGCGCGCGCAACGACGTCTGCAAGTACTGCACCAAGGACGTCGAGAAGGCCAAGCAGCTCCTCGCCGAGGCCGGCGGCTGGCCGGCCGGCGAGAAGCTGATTCTGTGGGCCAACGCCGGTGCCGGCCACGACCAGTGGTTGCAGGCGGTCGGTGACCAGATCAAGGAGGCCCTGGGCATCGACTACGAGCTGCGGGTGAACCTGCAGTTCGCCGAGTACCTGGAGACCGCCGACCAGAAGAAGTTCACCGGTGGGTTCCGCCTCGGCTGGGGTCCGGACTACCCGTTCATGGAGACCTACCTCTACCCGCTGTACGGCACGGGCGCAGGCAGCAACAACTCGGGCTACAGCAACCCGGAGTTCGACGCCGCCATGAAGGAGGGTGACTCGGCCGACTCGATCCAGGCCGCGATCCCGTCCTACCAGAAGGCGGAGGACTTCGTCGGTGAGGACCTGCCGGTCATCCCGATGTGGTTCAACAAGGTTGGTGCCCTCTACAGCGAGAACGTCGACCAGTTCGTCTGGAACGCCGTCTCGGACGCCGACTACGCAGCGATTTCGCTGAAGCAGAACTGA
- a CDS encoding ABC transporter permease produces the protein MGRYVIRRLLQFIPTVLGTMFLLHYLTSLAIQFSGNPVRALFGDRTPSPALLEAITERLGYGDPCLDQKGNPCFGMFLDRLQGIFLNFDFGINLRQREVTDLVADAIPFTLKLLVIAIVFEAVVGIAAGVLAGLRGGSFADYTVKISTVFVISVPIFVLGLIVREFVGVEFGNVLRGQSWIPDVISTGVFSPGFKPDYPWASLIIPGMVLGATSLAVTARLTRTSIMENIRADYVRTAKAKGLTTKRVIGVHTLRNSLIPVITFLGVDIGAAMAGAVVTETIFNVPGIGRLVTMSARTGESSVVIGVVTMLVLVVLVANLLVDLLYAVLDPRIRYE, from the coding sequence ATGGGGCGCTACGTCATTCGACGGTTGCTCCAGTTCATCCCCACCGTGCTGGGCACCATGTTCCTGCTCCACTACCTGACCTCGCTGGCGATCCAGTTCAGCGGGAACCCGGTCCGGGCGCTGTTCGGGGACCGGACGCCGTCGCCCGCGCTGCTGGAGGCGATCACCGAGCGCCTCGGCTACGGTGACCCCTGCCTCGACCAGAAGGGCAACCCCTGTTTCGGGATGTTCCTGGACCGACTGCAGGGCATCTTCCTGAACTTCGACTTCGGCATCAACCTGCGCCAGCGCGAGGTCACCGACCTGGTGGCGGACGCCATTCCGTTCACGCTCAAGCTGCTGGTCATCGCCATCGTCTTCGAGGCGGTCGTGGGTATCGCCGCCGGTGTGCTCGCCGGTCTGCGGGGCGGCAGCTTCGCAGACTACACGGTGAAGATCAGCACGGTCTTCGTCATCTCGGTGCCGATCTTCGTGCTCGGTCTGATCGTGCGGGAGTTCGTGGGCGTCGAGTTCGGCAACGTGCTGCGGGGCCAGAGCTGGATCCCCGACGTGATCTCCACCGGCGTGTTCAGCCCCGGTTTCAAGCCCGACTATCCCTGGGCGAGTCTCATCATCCCGGGCATGGTGCTCGGCGCGACGTCGCTGGCGGTCACCGCCCGGCTCACCCGGACCAGCATCATGGAGAACATCCGGGCCGACTACGTCCGCACGGCGAAGGCCAAGGGCCTGACCACGAAGCGCGTCATCGGTGTGCACACGCTGCGCAACTCGCTGATCCCCGTGATCACCTTCCTGGGCGTCGACATCGGCGCCGCGATGGCCGGCGCGGTGGTCACCGAGACCATCTTCAACGTGCCGGGCATCGGCCGGCTGGTGACGATGTCCGCGCGTACCGGGGAATCCTCGGTGGTGATCGGCGTGGTGACCATGCTGGTGCTGGTCGTCCTGGTCGCCAACCTGCTGGTCGACCTCCTGTACGCCGTGCTCGACCCGAGGATCCGCTATGAGTGA
- a CDS encoding ABC transporter permease: protein MSDLTSAGTAVGGAPVAGDGPTTDAPVGGKERSASLWADARRQLLRDPVFMIAFLYILVVGSMAAFPKLWTSQDPRACNTDRSRISPSWEHPFGFDILGCDYYSHAIYGARPSMVIAVAATGGIVLVGGTLGLLAGYYGGWVDAIISRLMDIILSLPFLLGAIVFLTVIKRQNEWTLTLVLFLLAWPTIARITRGSVISSKDLDYVHAAKAVGARNSRLMFRHILPNAIAPMLVYATIVLGSFVAAEATLTFLGVGLQPPAQSWGIMISVHQVYFLEDPWLLLFPCGLLVGTVLSFILMGDALRDALDPKFR, encoded by the coding sequence ATGAGTGACCTGACGAGCGCGGGCACCGCCGTCGGCGGGGCACCGGTGGCCGGTGACGGCCCAACGACCGATGCGCCGGTCGGTGGCAAGGAGCGCAGTGCCAGCCTCTGGGCCGACGCCCGGCGGCAGTTGCTGCGCGACCCGGTCTTTATGATCGCCTTCCTGTACATCCTCGTGGTGGGCTCGATGGCGGCCTTCCCGAAGCTGTGGACCAGCCAGGACCCGCGGGCCTGCAACACCGACCGGTCCCGGATCTCGCCCAGTTGGGAGCACCCGTTCGGGTTCGACATCCTGGGCTGCGACTACTACTCGCACGCGATCTACGGCGCGCGGCCGTCGATGGTCATCGCGGTCGCGGCGACCGGTGGCATCGTGCTGGTCGGTGGCACGCTCGGCCTGCTCGCCGGCTACTACGGCGGCTGGGTCGACGCGATCATCTCCCGGTTGATGGACATCATCCTGTCGCTGCCGTTCCTGCTCGGCGCGATCGTGTTCCTCACGGTCATCAAGCGGCAGAACGAATGGACTCTCACCCTGGTGCTGTTCCTGCTCGCCTGGCCGACCATCGCCCGGATCACCCGAGGAAGCGTCATCTCCTCGAAGGACCTGGACTACGTGCACGCGGCCAAGGCGGTCGGTGCCCGTAACTCGCGACTGATGTTCCGGCACATCCTGCCGAACGCGATCGCCCCGATGCTGGTGTACGCCACCATCGTGCTCGGTTCGTTCGTCGCCGCGGAGGCCACGCTGACCTTCCTCGGCGTCGGGCTCCAGCCACCGGCGCAGTCGTGGGGCATCATGATCTCGGTGCACCAGGTCTACTTCCTGGAGGACCCGTGGCTGTTGCTCTTCCCCTGTGGTCTGCTGGTCGGCACGGTGCTCTCCTTCATCCTCATGGGTGACGCCCTGCGTGACGCCCTCGACCCGAAGTTCCGGTGA
- a CDS encoding ABC transporter ATP-binding protein: MSTDVNVKLDALPGLDPNALPLQVKDLQVEFRTRNGVARAVNGVSFDVRAGETRAILGESGCGKSVTAQAIMGILDTPPGFVTGGEILYRGVDLLKLPESERRKVRANRIAMIFQDALSALNPVFTVGFQLGELFRKHRGMSRQDAKARAVELLDLVKIPAAQQRVNDYPHQFSGGMRQRVMIAMALALDPEVLIADEPTTALDVTVQAQIMALLAELQRERNMALVLITHDMGVVADVADRISVMYAGRVIEEAGVNDIYATPAHPYTKGLLESIPRLDLKGQELSAIKGLPPALTNIPPGCSFNPRCRYTQDVCKQDPAPPLYQVSPSRTAACHFWKEVKGDE; the protein is encoded by the coding sequence ATGAGTACTGATGTGAACGTCAAGTTGGACGCGCTGCCGGGTCTCGACCCGAACGCGTTGCCGCTTCAGGTCAAGGACCTGCAGGTGGAGTTCCGTACTCGTAACGGCGTGGCGCGCGCGGTCAACGGGGTGAGCTTCGACGTGCGGGCCGGTGAGACCCGGGCGATCCTCGGCGAGTCGGGCTGCGGCAAGAGTGTGACCGCTCAGGCGATCATGGGCATCCTGGACACCCCGCCCGGATTCGTCACCGGTGGCGAGATCCTCTACCGAGGTGTCGACCTGCTCAAGTTGCCGGAGTCCGAGCGTCGCAAGGTACGCGCGAACCGGATCGCGATGATCTTCCAGGACGCGCTCTCCGCGCTGAACCCGGTTTTCACGGTCGGGTTCCAGCTCGGTGAGCTGTTCCGCAAACACCGGGGCATGTCCCGCCAGGACGCCAAGGCTCGGGCCGTCGAACTGCTCGATCTGGTCAAGATCCCGGCGGCGCAGCAGCGGGTGAACGACTACCCGCACCAGTTCTCGGGCGGTATGCGGCAGCGCGTCATGATCGCGATGGCGCTGGCGCTCGACCCCGAGGTGCTCATCGCGGACGAGCCGACCACCGCGCTGGACGTGACCGTGCAGGCCCAGATCATGGCCCTGCTGGCCGAGCTCCAGCGGGAACGGAACATGGCGCTGGTGCTGATCACCCACGACATGGGTGTGGTGGCCGACGTGGCGGACCGGATCTCCGTCATGTACGCCGGCCGGGTCATCGAGGAGGCCGGCGTGAACGACATCTACGCCACCCCGGCCCACCCGTACACCAAGGGTCTGCTGGAGTCGATTCCTCGGCTGGACCTGAAGGGTCAGGAGCTCAGCGCCATCAAGGGTCTGCCGCCGGCGTTGACGAACATCCCGCCGGGTTGCTCCTTCAACCCTCGGTGCCGGTACACCCAGGACGTCTGCAAGCAGGACCCGGCGCCGCCGCTGTACCAGGTGTCGCCGAGCCGGACGGCTGCCTGCCACTTCTGGAAGGAGGTCAAGGGCGATGAGTGA